A stretch of the Egicoccus sp. AB-alg2 genome encodes the following:
- a CDS encoding cold-shock protein: MQTDRLGGEVRWYNEEKGYGFIAPDDGGDDVFVRYSSISGDGFRCLQAGQRVTFERSDDGRGPRALDVHTT, from the coding sequence ATCCAGACCGACCGCCTCGGCGGCGAGGTCCGCTGGTACAACGAGGAGAAGGGCTACGGCTTCATCGCCCCGGACGACGGCGGCGACGACGTCTTCGTCCGTTACTCGTCCATCTCCGGCGACGGGTTCCGGTGCCTGCAGGCGGGTCAGCGCGTGACGTTCGAACGCAGCGACGACGGTCGCGGACCACGCGCCCTCGACGTCCACACGACCTGA
- a CDS encoding MFS transporter, with protein MTTDPAKLTPRPPAPQAPVPTFAPLQVPEYRRIWAAALVSHLGTFLQLTAGPWVMQEMTDSPLLVALVTTSLTLPRLLLTLPAGALADVVDRRTLMLIGQFTSAISVAVMAVLTATGTLTPYWLLGLSFVLGVGNAIGLPAFQTLIPDLVPRRMMAQAITLNSGAFNVARAIGPAIGGVIVGAGLASTAFGANAASYLAIVGVLLTFPKAKVEDTRRQTLWRSTAMGVRYARFTRPIRVLLGVTALFALTTASIQSLLPVVSRELGLGGTGFGVLYGLFGVGALVGVLTRERARVRFGRRMLPGAVLVFGLSGVVFGFAPHPVVAAAALAVNGLCWVFTLVTMNATVQLLAPRWVRSRVVSLYVLAIGLQPVGAFAAGALAEGVGAGTAVAVFNLGTVALGAAAFRLGLPVLGEFDEPSAPDDWHVPRHAQHVAGSPVLVANTWEIDRDDAEAFFDVMRELRRQRFRTGAHRWSLYRDADRPTRITEFFVVHDWEEHLAQHARMDLEVADTLARARAFDRGDGPVTRHLAGLDVLDPSAPTVDEQLLTIHAEAHRSDGSLPLDEEGTTPAATEAQRSARDG; from the coding sequence GTGACCACCGACCCCGCCAAACTGACTCCCCGGCCACCGGCGCCTCAGGCGCCGGTGCCGACGTTCGCACCCCTGCAGGTGCCCGAGTACCGCCGCATCTGGGCGGCCGCGCTGGTCAGCCACCTCGGCACCTTCCTGCAGTTGACCGCCGGTCCGTGGGTCATGCAGGAGATGACCGACTCGCCGCTGCTCGTGGCGCTGGTCACCACCTCGCTGACCCTGCCGAGGTTGCTGCTGACCCTTCCCGCCGGCGCGCTCGCCGACGTGGTCGACCGCCGCACCCTGATGCTGATCGGCCAGTTCACCAGCGCCATCTCCGTCGCGGTCATGGCGGTGCTGACGGCCACGGGCACGCTCACGCCCTACTGGCTGCTGGGTCTGTCGTTCGTGCTGGGCGTCGGCAACGCGATCGGCCTTCCGGCCTTCCAGACCCTGATCCCCGACCTGGTACCGCGCCGCATGATGGCGCAGGCGATCACGCTGAACTCGGGCGCCTTCAACGTGGCCCGCGCGATCGGGCCGGCCATCGGCGGCGTGATCGTGGGTGCCGGCCTGGCGAGCACGGCGTTCGGGGCCAACGCGGCGTCGTACCTCGCGATCGTCGGCGTGCTGCTGACGTTCCCGAAGGCCAAGGTCGAGGACACGCGTCGTCAGACGCTGTGGCGCTCCACCGCCATGGGGGTGCGCTACGCCCGGTTCACCCGCCCGATCCGCGTGCTGTTGGGCGTCACGGCACTCTTCGCGCTCACCACCGCCAGCATCCAGTCGCTGCTGCCGGTGGTCTCCCGGGAGCTCGGGCTCGGCGGGACCGGCTTCGGCGTGCTCTACGGCCTGTTCGGGGTCGGCGCCCTGGTCGGCGTGCTGACCCGCGAACGGGCCCGCGTGCGCTTCGGGCGGCGCATGCTGCCCGGCGCGGTGCTGGTGTTCGGGCTGTCAGGGGTCGTCTTCGGGTTCGCCCCACACCCGGTGGTGGCCGCCGCGGCGCTGGCGGTCAACGGCCTGTGCTGGGTGTTCACCCTGGTCACCATGAACGCCACGGTGCAGTTGCTGGCACCACGCTGGGTGCGCAGCCGGGTGGTCTCGCTCTACGTGCTGGCGATCGGACTGCAGCCGGTCGGCGCGTTCGCCGCCGGTGCCCTGGCCGAGGGTGTCGGCGCCGGCACCGCGGTCGCCGTGTTCAACCTCGGCACCGTTGCGTTGGGCGCCGCCGCGTTCCGGCTCGGACTGCCGGTCCTGGGCGAGTTCGACGAGCCGTCGGCCCCCGACGACTGGCACGTGCCCCGCCACGCCCAGCACGTCGCGGGCTCACCGGTGCTGGTGGCCAACACCTGGGAGATCGACCGCGACGACGCGGAGGCGTTCTTCGACGTCATGCGCGAACTGCGCCGGCAGCGCTTCCGCACGGGGGCACACCGGTGGTCGCTGTACCGCGACGCGGACCGGCCCACCCGCATCACCGAGTTCTTCGTCGTGCACGACTGGGAGGAGCACCTCGCCCAGCACGCCCGCATGGACCTCGAGGTGGCCGACACCCTGGCACGGGCGCGGGCGTTCGATCGCGGCGACGGGCCGGTGACCCGGCACCTTGCTGGACTGGACGTCCTCGACCCGTCGGCACCGACCGTGGACGAGCAACTGCTCACCATCCATGCCGAGGCGCATCGCAGCGACGGCAGCTTGCCGCTGGATGAGGAGGGGACCACCCCGGCGGCGACGGAGGCGCAGCGATCGGCCCGCGACGGCTGA
- a CDS encoding Rho termination factor N-terminal domain-containing protein, producing MAKDHGPSVKNDEQYEALRDEGYGKEAAARIANSGNDSSKKGGENPSYDDWSVDDLRERAAELDVEGRSDMNKSELIEALRNR from the coding sequence ATGGCCAAGGACCACGGACCGTCCGTCAAGAACGACGAGCAGTACGAGGCCCTGCGCGACGAGGGGTACGGCAAGGAGGCCGCCGCCCGGATCGCGAACAGCGGCAACGACTCGTCGAAGAAGGGCGGCGAGAACCCCTCCTACGACGACTGGAGCGTCGACGACCTGCGCGAGCGGGCCGCCGAGCTCGACGTCGAGGGCCGCTCGGACATGAACAAGTCCGAACTGATCGAGGCCCTTCGCAACCGCTGA
- a CDS encoding iron-containing redox enzyme family protein, with product MQTPGRHLPCPLPTPRGPVSSFLVEHLTRTPHDLPVWPTAEDDPLTGDDTHLALYLVYELAYRGVEGVDERWEWHPDLIRLRGQLEDRFEAALIDLVGDLPDVDDVTEFLQDLTTDDSDGRSISKFIASDGDLHQFREQAVHRTAWQLKEADPHSWAIPRLGGKPKAALVEIQADEYGDGVDQDVHAELYALTMERLGLSSRPNHYLDLLPGVTLATVNLVSMFGLHRRWLGAVVGHLAVFEMSSVTTMARFATALRRLRFDPWTCLFFDTHVVADAHHQTVAATDLAGGLVEQDPKRLDEVVFGALALCKLEAKLTEHMLGAWDRGESSLRGELDVTGPAPGQDLLHVPADDPRLRARV from the coding sequence GTGCAGACGCCGGGCCGGCACCTGCCGTGCCCGTTGCCGACACCGCGCGGGCCCGTCAGCAGCTTCCTCGTGGAGCACCTCACCCGCACGCCGCACGACCTCCCCGTCTGGCCGACGGCCGAGGACGACCCCCTCACGGGCGACGACACCCATCTCGCGCTGTACCTCGTCTACGAGCTCGCGTACCGCGGGGTCGAGGGCGTGGACGAGCGCTGGGAGTGGCACCCCGACCTGATCCGACTGCGCGGCCAGCTCGAGGATCGCTTCGAGGCCGCCCTGATCGACCTGGTCGGCGACCTGCCCGACGTGGACGACGTCACCGAGTTCCTGCAGGACCTGACCACCGACGACAGCGACGGGCGCTCGATCTCCAAGTTCATCGCGTCCGACGGCGACCTGCACCAGTTCCGCGAGCAGGCGGTCCACCGCACGGCCTGGCAGCTCAAGGAGGCCGACCCGCACAGCTGGGCCATCCCGCGGCTGGGCGGCAAGCCGAAGGCGGCGCTGGTCGAGATCCAGGCCGACGAGTACGGCGACGGCGTCGACCAGGACGTCCACGCCGAGCTGTATGCCCTGACCATGGAGCGCCTCGGGCTGTCCTCGCGGCCCAACCACTACCTCGACCTGCTGCCCGGGGTCACGCTGGCGACGGTCAACCTCGTGTCCATGTTCGGGCTGCACCGCCGCTGGCTCGGCGCCGTCGTCGGGCACCTCGCCGTCTTCGAGATGTCCTCGGTGACCACCATGGCCCGGTTCGCCACGGCCCTGCGCCGGCTGCGCTTCGACCCGTGGACGTGCCTGTTCTTCGACACCCACGTCGTCGCCGATGCCCACCACCAGACGGTGGCCGCCACGGACCTGGCCGGCGGGTTGGTCGAGCAGGACCCGAAGCGTCTGGACGAGGTGGTCTTCGGGGCCTTGGCGCTGTGCAAGTTGGAGGCCAAGCTGACCGAACACATGCTGGGCGCCTGGGACCGGGGCGAGTCGTCGCTGCGCGGCGAGCTCGACGTCACCGGTCCGGCCCCCGGTCAGGACCTGCTGCACGTGCCGGCCGACGACCCCCGGCTGCGTGCGCGCGTCTGA
- a CDS encoding DNA polymerase domain-containing protein: MAKTESKRQTVQVPGVAADGEPVVRQLSVSNLDKVYWPHTGTTKAAFLNYLVAVAPVMLPHLAGRPVTLKRYPEGVEGGSFFEKRCPPHKPDWLTTTTLPKRGTGRWGRPIPEEERRKPRPGEREDLVEHCNLTDTAALVWAGNLGAIELHVTMGKAPRPDNPRAVVFDLDPGAPADVITCAQVAMRLREVFDRLSLTAVPKTSGGKGLQLYVPVNQDGTTYDDTSDFSRDVAQLLERVHPELVVSTQTKTERVGRVLIDWYQNTLTKTTVCVYSPRARERPTVSTPLTWDEVADAAEGGDADDLRFEMDDVLERVERHGDLFAPVEELAQELPRLG; the protein is encoded by the coding sequence ATGGCCAAGACCGAGTCCAAGCGGCAGACCGTCCAGGTCCCCGGTGTCGCTGCCGACGGCGAGCCGGTGGTCCGCCAGCTGTCGGTGTCCAACCTCGACAAGGTCTACTGGCCGCACACCGGCACGACCAAGGCGGCGTTCCTCAACTACCTCGTCGCCGTCGCGCCCGTGATGCTGCCGCACCTCGCCGGCCGGCCCGTGACCCTCAAGCGCTATCCGGAAGGCGTCGAGGGCGGCAGCTTCTTCGAGAAGCGCTGCCCACCCCACAAGCCGGACTGGCTGACCACCACCACGCTGCCCAAGCGGGGGACGGGCCGCTGGGGCCGACCGATCCCCGAGGAGGAGCGCCGCAAGCCGCGCCCCGGGGAGCGAGAGGACCTCGTGGAGCACTGCAACCTCACCGACACGGCCGCGCTCGTGTGGGCGGGCAACCTCGGCGCCATCGAACTGCACGTCACGATGGGCAAGGCACCTCGCCCCGACAATCCCCGGGCGGTGGTGTTCGACCTGGATCCCGGCGCCCCCGCCGACGTGATCACGTGCGCGCAGGTCGCCATGCGGTTGCGTGAGGTGTTCGACCGGTTGTCGCTGACCGCGGTCCCAAAGACCTCCGGCGGCAAGGGCCTGCAGCTGTACGTGCCGGTCAACCAGGACGGGACCACCTACGACGACACCAGCGACTTCTCCCGCGACGTCGCCCAGCTGCTCGAGCGCGTGCACCCCGAGCTGGTCGTGTCGACCCAGACGAAGACCGAGCGGGTCGGCAGGGTCCTGATCGACTGGTACCAGAACACGCTGACCAAGACGACGGTGTGCGTCTACTCGCCGCGCGCCCGCGAGCGCCCGACGGTGTCCACCCCGCTCACCTGGGACGAGGTCGCGGACGCCGCCGAGGGCGGCGACGCCGACGACCTGAGGTTCGAGATGGACGACGTGCTCGAGCGGGTCGAACGGCACGGTGACCTGTTCGCACCCGTGGAGGAGTTGGCGCAGGAGCTGCCCCGGCTCGGGTGA
- a CDS encoding Ku protein gives MPRAIWNGAISFGLVNIPVKLVTATQSKKVSFREIRRGDNSRIRHRKVAAADGEEVTQDEIVKGYEIGPDRYVVLDPEELRALDPQRSRAIDIEDFVDLAEIEPLQYESSYYLLPGDMGSKSYELLRRAMEETGKAGVARFTLRSRQYLAVLRPVGNALAVSTLLYDDEVIKPEQLDGLPEDVEVADRELTMASSLIESMTTEWDPSRYHDEHRQRVLELIERKAEGEDLATVPEQEREAGDVVDLMAALEASLSAAKSEGKGGGQRDTA, from the coding sequence ATGCCACGCGCGATCTGGAACGGCGCGATCAGCTTCGGGCTGGTCAACATCCCCGTGAAGCTCGTCACGGCCACCCAGTCGAAGAAGGTGAGCTTCCGCGAGATCCGTCGCGGCGACAACTCCCGCATCCGGCACCGCAAGGTCGCGGCCGCCGACGGCGAGGAGGTCACCCAGGACGAGATCGTCAAGGGCTACGAGATCGGCCCCGACCGGTACGTCGTGCTCGATCCCGAGGAGCTGCGGGCGCTCGACCCGCAGCGCTCGCGTGCCATCGACATCGAGGACTTCGTCGACCTGGCCGAGATCGAGCCGTTGCAGTACGAGTCCTCCTATTACCTGCTACCGGGGGACATGGGCAGCAAGTCGTACGAGTTGTTGCGCCGGGCGATGGAGGAGACCGGCAAGGCCGGCGTGGCCCGCTTCACGCTGCGCAGCCGCCAGTACCTCGCGGTCCTGCGCCCGGTCGGCAACGCGCTGGCCGTTTCCACGCTGCTCTACGACGACGAGGTCATCAAGCCCGAGCAGCTCGACGGGCTGCCCGAGGACGTCGAGGTCGCCGACCGTGAGCTCACGATGGCCTCCAGCCTGATCGAGTCGATGACCACGGAGTGGGACCCGTCGCGCTACCACGACGAGCACCGTCAGCGCGTCCTGGAGCTCATCGAGCGCAAGGCCGAGGGCGAGGACCTCGCGACCGTGCCGGAGCAGGAGCGCGAGGCGGGCGACGTCGTCGACCTCATGGCGGCCCTCGAGGCCTCGCTGTCCGCCGCCAAGTCCGAGGGCAAGGGTGGCGGCCAGCGCGACACCGCGTGA
- the ligD gene encoding non-homologous end-joining DNA ligase has protein sequence MEFATLKPMLAVPGRAADVGHGHRFEFKWDGVRALVAVTPEGQLRLRSRNGVDITARYPELAPLAQAIGRPAVLDGEIVAFDDHGRPSFSALQPRMHLADPARAAKAAATRPVALLLFDLLSLDGDDRMSWPQARRRAALQALEVAGTGPWSIPPDTDDLAAATAIAEQRGLEGVVAKRQDAPYRPGVRSNAWIKLRLERRQEVVVGGWRPGKGHRSGRIGSLLVGVYDDTGLRYAGGVGSGLSEREIAALEATLRPRPDSPFVDPVEHRDARFADPDLVVDVRFSEWTPDGRLRHPVYLGRRNDKSPTDVVREA, from the coding sequence ATGGAGTTCGCGACGCTGAAGCCCATGCTGGCGGTCCCGGGACGCGCCGCCGACGTCGGCCACGGTCATCGCTTCGAGTTCAAGTGGGACGGGGTGCGTGCCCTGGTCGCGGTGACGCCCGAGGGGCAACTGCGCCTGCGCAGCCGCAACGGGGTCGACATCACCGCGCGGTATCCGGAGCTCGCGCCGCTGGCCCAGGCGATCGGGCGGCCCGCCGTCCTCGACGGCGAGATCGTCGCGTTCGACGACCACGGTCGCCCCTCGTTCTCCGCCCTGCAGCCACGGATGCACCTCGCCGACCCGGCACGGGCCGCCAAGGCCGCCGCGACCCGCCCGGTCGCGCTGCTGCTGTTCGACCTGCTCTCGCTGGACGGCGACGACCGGATGTCGTGGCCGCAGGCGCGCCGTCGGGCGGCCCTGCAGGCGTTGGAGGTGGCCGGCACGGGACCGTGGTCGATCCCGCCCGACACCGACGACCTCGCCGCGGCGACGGCGATCGCCGAGCAGCGCGGCCTCGAGGGCGTCGTCGCCAAGCGCCAGGACGCGCCCTACCGCCCCGGTGTGCGCTCGAACGCCTGGATCAAGCTGCGGCTCGAGCGGCGCCAGGAGGTGGTGGTCGGTGGCTGGCGCCCCGGCAAGGGGCACCGCTCCGGGCGCATCGGCTCCCTGCTCGTCGGCGTCTACGACGACACCGGCCTGCGCTACGCCGGGGGCGTCGGCTCGGGGCTGAGCGAACGCGAGATCGCGGCGCTGGAGGCCACCCTGCGGCCACGGCCGGACAGTCCTTTCGTCGACCCGGTCGAGCACCGCGACGCCCGCTTCGCCGATCCCGATCTGGTCGTCGACGTGCGCTTCAGCGAGTGGACGCCCGACGGCCGGCTGCGGCACCCGGTCTACCTCGGCAGGCGCAACGACAAGTCCCCGACGGACGTCGTCCGCGAGGCCTGA
- a CDS encoding putative glycolipid-binding domain-containing protein, whose amino-acid sequence MNERLLLRPVRDDDGPQLVALIGAAYDEYPGCVLDLPDLDDDLPTPATTAARRGGRWWVLEDDGAVVASVGTGALDDDCRVELKRLYVADSHRRRGLASLLVERVRAHAAGVGATHVVLWSDTRFVDAHRLYERHGFVDTGRRRDLHDPSDTTEIQFEQPVDAPAEARRAWSWDGPFGVEHVRWVDLPDGAVFFGEITDTGEERLGGPLVYSVEVDADWRTRRVLVAGPTGVRVLSSDGAGRWWRDGRPAEELEGCLDVDIEATPLTNTLPIRRAGAGPVTAAWVRVPDPAVEPLHQAYEADGDGRWTYRSAGGFVGGLTVDDQGLVIDYLQQHDDGSTTPIWTRVARDHR is encoded by the coding sequence GTGAACGAGCGTCTGCTGCTTCGACCGGTCCGCGACGACGACGGCCCGCAACTGGTCGCGCTCATCGGTGCCGCCTACGACGAGTACCCGGGTTGTGTACTCGACCTGCCCGACCTGGACGACGACCTGCCCACGCCGGCGACCACCGCCGCCCGGCGTGGCGGCCGCTGGTGGGTCCTGGAGGACGACGGTGCGGTGGTCGCCAGTGTCGGCACCGGCGCATTGGACGACGACTGCCGGGTCGAGCTCAAACGCCTCTACGTGGCCGACTCGCACCGGCGGCGAGGCCTGGCGAGCCTGCTGGTCGAGCGGGTCCGGGCCCACGCGGCCGGCGTCGGTGCCACCCACGTCGTGCTGTGGTCGGACACCCGGTTCGTCGACGCGCACCGCCTCTACGAACGCCACGGGTTCGTCGACACCGGTCGGCGGCGCGACCTGCACGACCCGTCGGACACCACCGAGATCCAGTTCGAGCAGCCGGTCGACGCGCCGGCCGAGGCACGCCGCGCCTGGTCGTGGGACGGCCCGTTCGGGGTCGAGCACGTGCGCTGGGTCGATCTGCCCGACGGCGCCGTGTTCTTCGGCGAAATCACCGACACGGGTGAGGAGCGGCTCGGCGGCCCCCTCGTCTACAGCGTCGAGGTGGACGCGGACTGGCGGACGCGCCGCGTCCTGGTCGCCGGGCCGACCGGGGTGCGGGTGCTCAGCAGCGACGGGGCCGGCCGCTGGTGGCGGGACGGCCGGCCGGCCGAGGAACTCGAGGGCTGCCTCGACGTCGACATCGAGGCCACGCCGCTGACCAACACCCTGCCGATCCGGCGGGCCGGCGCCGGGCCGGTCACCGCGGCCTGGGTGCGCGTCCCGGACCCGGCCGTGGAGCCGCTGCACCAGGCCTACGAGGCCGACGGCGACGGCCGGTGGACCTACCGGTCGGCCGGCGGGTTCGTCGGTGGGCTGACCGTCGACGACCAAGGGCTCGTGATCGACTACCTCCAGCAGCACGACGACGGCTCGACGACGCCCATCTGGACCCGCGTCGCGCGGGATCACAGGTAG
- a CDS encoding DUF86 domain-containing protein gives MVDVERLARLLRRVTDDVGRLRDASGAPGLVADEVVLDHVKYRFVTAIEAAIDVAQHVCAAEGFQTPATNTDAMRRLLQHDVLERATGEGMARAVGFRNVLVDRYADVDDALVVEQLTELDVLEAFVGQVTARYL, from the coding sequence GTGGTTGACGTCGAGCGCCTGGCACGACTGCTCCGCCGGGTGACCGACGACGTCGGGCGCCTTCGCGATGCCTCGGGCGCTCCGGGACTGGTTGCCGACGAGGTCGTGCTCGATCACGTCAAGTACCGCTTCGTCACGGCGATCGAGGCGGCGATCGACGTCGCGCAGCACGTGTGTGCGGCCGAGGGATTCCAGACTCCGGCCACCAATACCGACGCCATGCGCCGGCTGCTCCAGCACGACGTCCTCGAACGGGCGACCGGCGAGGGCATGGCTCGGGCGGTCGGCTTCCGCAACGTGCTCGTGGACCGCTATGCGGACGTCGACGACGCACTGGTGGTCGAGCAACTCACCGAACTCGACGTGCTCGAGGCGTTCGTCGGCCAGGTGACCGCGCGCTACCTGTGA
- a CDS encoding nucleotidyltransferase domain-containing protein: MRSMISHGSDVDVVTLLRDAGVPFAFLHGSRAAGTSRAGSDLDVAAWLGADVDELELRSRLPEHVDLLVLDNAPLELAGRVAMHGEVILDADRPARVAWQATMRKIFADERYRIERARRDFADTHRG; encoded by the coding sequence ATGCGCAGCATGATCTCGCATGGCTCGGATGTGGACGTCGTCACGCTGTTGCGTGACGCCGGTGTTCCCTTCGCGTTCCTGCACGGCAGCCGGGCGGCGGGGACCAGCCGCGCGGGCTCGGATCTGGACGTGGCCGCCTGGTTGGGCGCCGACGTCGACGAATTGGAGCTACGCAGCCGTCTCCCCGAGCACGTGGACCTGTTGGTGCTCGACAACGCACCGCTGGAACTGGCCGGCCGCGTCGCGATGCACGGGGAGGTGATCCTCGACGCCGATCGGCCCGCCCGCGTCGCGTGGCAGGCGACCATGCGCAAGATCTTCGCGGACGAGCGTTACCGCATCGAGCGGGCCCGCCGGGATTTCGCGGACACGCACCGTGGTTGA